The Desulfovibrio sp. genome segment TGCCTCCCATGCGGAAGGGCCAGCACGGGCAGGGGGGATGATGTTCTACAGCCTGATAGGCGTCACAGTCCGCCGCGCCATCGGGCATGCAGTCGAGGCAACGGGCCTTGATGATTCTCACAAGAGAACGGCCAGCCCCTTTCGGGATGGCTCCCCGTCGGTAGAGATGGAAAGCGCAGGATTTGGACGGACAGGCCGCAATCTCCGACCACTGGCCGCCACAACACCACATGCAGAATGCGCGGATTGCTTCTAAAGGGCTCCGGCGCTTGCCCTCGTATTTCGTCGGGGTCATGCTTCTACCTCTTGAAGCCGCAACCGGGCTTCGGCTTGAATGACTGTTACCCACCTGGGGGATAAGTGGCGGGGTTGTCCTTGGCTTTGGTGGGCAAGCCAGGACACCACGCCACGAGGTTCGCGCTCGAACAGGGCCAGGGCCTCCAGGGGAGGGGCTTCGGGAAGAAGAACCGGAGTGGAGTTCTCGCGCGCGCGAAGTTGTGTCCGCTCGGTGTCCGCATCGGTCGAATCTGAAGGTTTGGGACGTGGGACAAAACGGCTCGGAAACACGGCGTTCTGTCCCACTGTTTTGTTCCCTGTCCCACTGTCTGTCCCGGTGTTTGTCCCAGGTGAGACAGTCCGTAACACCTTTTCAGCCAATGATTTGAGGGTGGGTGCCTTTATTTCTGTCCCGCTGGGTGTCCCACTCTCGGGGGCTTTGTCCCACTGTCCCACGCCATAGGGAATGAGACAGTGGGACACATGGGGTATGGAGGAGGTGGCGCTCCTTTATGCCGCCTCCAGTTTCCGTTTCATTCTCTGGACGGTGGACCTGGGGATGCCGGTCTCTTCGGCAATCTCCCGGACGGTCATCTTTTCATCCAGCAAGGCGCGAATCTGGGCTAACCGCGCGTCTTCGATGTCGCGGCATCGCCAGACAAGGGCGTCACCTTGAGTTTCAAGCGTGGCCTCGAAGCTCTTGGCGTCTTCGCCGCAGATACCCCGAGCCTTTTCAAGGTGGACTTCGAAACGTGCGCCTTCTTCCTGTTGGTAGTCGTGGGGGCGTCTGAGAGCTATCACCGTATCAAGCACGTCTTCGCGGCTGGACGTACCCCGTTGCTGGCCGCCTTTCCCGGCGTGGTGGACCATGCATACGCTCAAGCCCCGCTGGCGCAGGCCAAGCATCCATGCCTGGACCGGCAACCAGCCTTCGGCGTCATTTTCCCGGCCAGCCCGCGCCAAAGTGGCAAGGTTATCCACCACAACCAGGTCAACGCCCTCAAGGTGCGGCATGATGGCCGCTTGCCCTTCAGGCGTAGCGAGATTGGGCATTCGCAACCCCAGGCCTTGAAGATCGGGTGTGATGAATTGCAGCCAATCGGGGCCGGGCAGTTCCAGTTCATACCCGGCCACGATGGCGGCCAGCCGTTGCTGCATGGTGTTGGCTGGCATCTCGCCGTCCAGGTAGAGCACCCGGCGGGGTTTGGGAGCCTGCCAGCGGAACACCCACTGCCCCGAAGCGGCGGCATAAGCCAGGCTCAGCGCCACGAAGGTCTTGCCCACCCCGCGCGGAGCGTAGAGCATCACAAGGCCCTGGCGGGGTATCACGGGGGTGAGGATGTACTCGCGCGGTGGCAGCTCCAATGAGAGCAGTTGCGCCGCGTCAGCCACCACAAGGCGCGGCCCGTTGAGCACTGCCGTTGCCCCCGCCTTGTTCGCCAGCCGGGCCAGGGCGGGCAGGTCGCGGGTCATGTCGTGGCCGCCGTCCACAAGGGCCAGGCCTGTTTCAACAAAGGATCGCCGCGCGGCCATTTCACGGACGATCCGAACGGACTCAATGAAGTTGCCAACGTACCCCGCCGCAATTTCCGCCAAGCGGATCGGGCCGCCAACGTCTTCGAGCTTCCCCATTTGCGAGAGCGAATCAGCCAGGGTCACAAGGTCAACGGTTCTAGCTTGCTCCCGCAACGTCAGCATGGCCTGGTACATGATCCTATGGGAGGGGACGTGGAAGCTCTCCGGGCTCAGTTCTACGGCTGCCTCTTCGATGCGTTCCGGACGGGCCATAATCGCGGCCAGTACGGATTGTTCCGCGTCGGGGTTCGAGGGCATGGGTTTGGAATGGTCAATGCCGCTCATCGGCAGTCCCCCCGAAGGATGTAGCGGGCCACGTTGTGGGCGCGGCCTTCGGAGGTCAGGTCAGGGACACGGATGGTCTGGATGTCGTAACCTTGTTTGCGAAGCTCCATGACACGGGCTGCGGGGTGGAGCACGTCCAGTTCCCGCCGGGCCTCCAGGGTGGTCAGGCTCCGGTTGCGGAGAACTTCCAGAAGGCGCTTGCGCTGGGCGTCGGAGGTGTTGGCCGCTTCGTCGATCTTGACCGGAGCGGCGGTTTGGGACAGATTGGGGGTGTTGTTTTCTACGTTTGTGTTTTCAGAAAAGCCCTGGTGCCAGCTGGGGTTTTTCTGTTTCTGGGGGGTGTTGTTACTCATGGGGCACCCCCTGACCGGAGGCGAGGCGTTCCACGATGGCGTCGATCTGGCTCTCCGGCCAAGCCACGGCACGGGCTCCGAGTTTCACCGGGCGGGGGAATACCCCGAGGCGTACGAGGTCGAGGAAACGGCTACGTTTGTAGCCTACACGGTCAAGGACGGTAGGGAGGCGAAGAAGGCGTTCTTTTTGATGCTCGGCTTGCATTGGCAAACCCTCCTAAAGGTGTTTACCAGTACAAACCAAATAAAACCGAAAGACATAAGTGGCCAGAGGAAGTAATTATTAAATTGTCACGGTGACATAGCTCACGAATCTTGAGCTTGTCACAGTGACACACTAGTAGTTATATTAAGTTGTCACCCTATTATAACCTTAATATTTTCCTGGGAAAAGTCCGATTTCCGCATTCGCAATTATTCTTTTTGCTTTGTCGATGTCGCGTAATACTACTCTACGGACGTCGTCATCAAGATCCCGCTCATATATAGCAGATGATATTTCGCGAATTGTTTTGCCTTCTTTCTTTAAGTCAAAAGCACGTAAGTAGCGTCGCAATTCTTCGAGATTTCCTGTTACTGTTGGGTGTTGGAACTGGAAACTATCATGTAAGCTGTGTTTTTGTTCATATTTTATCTTGTCTTTGTGTGAGTTAATTAAATCTTTTATCTGATTGAATATTTGTTTATTGCTTAATCCAACAATGTCAATCTCAACAAATAAGTTGTTAGACTCAGAAAACCATTCATGTAAGACAGTGTATAGGTCGTCTATGCTTGGTTTCTTGCCATACTTGTCTTCAAACATTTCAATACTGCAATTAACTGTTGTTTGTAGTTCTTTCTTGTCATTCATGTCAATTATTTTGCGCTTTATTCTGTCGTGTCTATACACAAACATTCTTGCAATATTATATATCCTTCCTGTTGGTTTAGTAAAATTTTCTATATACTCATCTGAGAATACATCCCCAAAAATAATGTATGTAAAAATTAACTCTTCTTTATGTGGGAACTTATTGTATATTGCGTACTCAAATATGTTATCAGGGTTGTAGTTTAGCTGAAGATCACGTGCGTCAGTGTAGATTATCTTTAATACTCTAAACGCAGAGCTTAAGTCTAGTATTGTAGTGTAGTTGCCAAATGAATCAAATGGATTATTCAAGCAATCCAAATCAGGATTGTTTTTCAAGACATTATTTACCCATTCCACAGTTTCCTTATATATAATGCTTCGTTTAAGATATTCAGCCCACAACAGGTAGTATGGTTGAAGTCTAGTCAGCTCTTCTAGAATAGACGGAAGTGATCCACCCAAATCATCTCTTTTCCCAAAGTCTTCGAGAAATTCTAAAAAAGATATTTCTTCCACAGTTAAGTCTCCCACAGTCCTTGATCCAAAATTTCCTTGTACAGCCAGCAGTGAATCAGGAATTAGGGATGGAGCTACTCCGCCCCTAGGCCGGGAAATGCTGCTAATTACCTTTCATTCGCTCTTGATGAATCGGTATCACTTTTGCGCCAGACTTCAAGGCGTCCAGGTAATCCGCCCAGGCCTGCATCATCTTCCGCCGCTCAGGTAAGAACTCAGCATAGTTATACGCCGCTCGGATGTTGTCACGCTCGGCATGGGCAAGCTGGCGCTCGATGGCGTCACGGTTCCAGCCTTGTTCGTTAAGCAGGGTAGAGGCCATGGACCGAAACCCGTGGCCGGTCAGTTCGTCTTTGGTGTAGCCCAGGCGGCGTAGGGCTCCATTGACGGTGTTCTCGCTCATGGGCCGGTCCAGGGTCCGCATGGAAGGGAAGAGGTACTTCCCGTGGCCGGTGATTGGGCGCAGTTCTTCGATGATGGCGATGGCCTGCCTGCATAGAGGGACGATGTGCTGCTCTCGCATCTTCATCTTGTGGCCGGGAATTCGCCACTCCTTGGCCTCCTGGTCGATCTCGCTCCACTCAGCATGGCGAAGCTCGCCAGGGCGCACGAACACCAGGGGGGCCAAGCGCAGGGCGCAAGCTGTGACCGGCGAGCCCTGGTAATTGTCCATGGAGCGGAGGAGGGGGGCGATAGCCTTGGGGTCTATGATGCTGGGGTGGTGTTTTTCTTTGACCGGAGGGAGAGCCCCGCGAAGGTCGGCGGCGGGATTTCTCTCGCATCTGCCAGTGGCGATGCCGTAGCGAAAAACTTGGCCGCATCCTTGGATGGTTCTGTGCGCCATTTCCAGGGCTCCACGTGACTCGATGCGGCGGGCCAGCGTCAGGATTTCGGGGGCAGTGACGTCCTTGATTGGGCGCGGGCCGATCCAGGGGAAGACGTTCAATTCCAGACGGCGAAGGATTTGCCCACCGTGTTCCTCGGTCCAGGTAGGTTGGAACTTGGCCCACCATTCGCGGGCAATGCGCTCGAACGTCTCGACGTTCTCGGCATCCTGAGTCTCAACGGCTTTGCGAACTTGGGCAGGGTCAATGCACTGGGCGAGAAGCCTGCGGGCTTCGTCGCGCCGCTCGCGGGCATCCTTGAGGGAAACGTCAGGGTAGACCCCGAGGGACAGCATGTTGGCCTTGCCGTTGAAGCGATACCGGAAGCGCCAACGCTTTCCCCCGCTAGGGGCGATCTCCAGGGACAGGCCTCGGGCGTCTGCGATCCTGACGAGGGTGGGGCCGGGCTTTGCGTTCCTCACGGCCAGATCGGTAAGTGCCATGTGAGTAACCTCCGGAAAAGGTCGAGAGCCTTGTGAGTAACCTCCGCAGGTGGGAGGCTAAGAGGGGTGCGGCTTAGGTGCGTTACTCACAGCACCTTTCCCCGTATGCTCTCATTACTCACAGGGTTACTCACAAAAATATTGGCTGTCAACGGACCAAAACGGACTAAGGCGGACCTTGCGGCCCGCCTTTTTCCTTAAATTCCTGGGGGATGTGGACTTTGTTGGACTGTACTGGAAGTCCTGTTGGTGGAGGCGGGGGGAATCGAACCCCCGTCCGAGAACGCTGGGGCAAAGCTTCTACAGGCATAGGCCGGAAATTAATCTCGGTTCGGACTTGCCTTCCGGCCGGGCGTCCCGAACCCAGACCATTTAGGTTCTTACGCTCGCTTCAACAGTCGAACAGCGAACGCCAGCCCAGGGGGGTGTCCTCCACATCCAGCTTACCGGGCGTGTGCTGGAGGAAGGCTGGCCTTAAGCGGCCAGAGCGTAGTCGTAATCGTTGGCGATTATCTTGTTTTCCGCATTTTTAACGAGGCCATGCGGACCCTCGGCCTGCAACCTTGACGTCGCAATCCCCGTCGAAACCAGTGCGCCCCCAGGGATGTGCCAGAGCTACATATAAGACCTTCCCGCCGTTCGGCAACCCCTCATTAGTGTGAATAATGCTCGTATTTCTGACCGATTTGGGATATTTGCGCCCAACAAATGCCTAGGAGGATTTCATGAGCCTTCCGACTTCCTACGACCGCGACATCTCCCGGCGTATCAAGGATTTGCGCGAAGTCCTAAACCTTTCACCAGAGGATCTGGCCGGGCATCTGGACGTTTCGGTGGAAGACATCCTGTCCTACGAATCCGGGGAACGCGAAGTCCCGGTCAGCTACCTCTACGCGGTGGCCAAGGCCACGGGGGTGGATCTTACGGCCCTCATCACAGGAACCGAGGCGAAGCTGCACCAGTACTGCCTGGTCAAGAAGGGCCAAGGCCTCTCCGCCACGCGCCGCAAGGCCTATAAGTACCAGTCCCTGGCGTACCGGTTCAACAAGCCTTCCATGGAGCCCTTCCTGGTAACCGTTCCCCCGCGCGAACGCGAAGGCATGGATTACAACCAGCATGCCGGAGAGGAGTTCATCTTCCTGCTTCAGGGGCGAATGGAAGTGGTGCTGGGCAAGGACACGGTGGTCCTCGAACCGCAGGACAGCCTGTATTTCAGCTCCACGATCCCGCACGCCATGCGTGCCCTGGATGGAAAAGAGGCCGTTTTCCTGGACGTCATCATCTAGAGGGATGGACAATGCAGCCTGAATTTACGCGCTACGAGAGCTTCGATGATTTTTCCGCCCAATTTAAAGTGGATGTTCCCGCCAACTACAATTTCGCGTTCGACTTCCTGGACGTGGAGGCGAAGAAGGACCCCAAACGCCCGGCCATGGTGCACATAGGCCCGGACGGAACGCGCCGCGACTACGACCTGGTCTTCTTCAGCGCCCACTCGAACAGGTTGGCCAACGCCTTCAAGGCCCTGGGCATCGGCAAGGGCGACAAGATCATGATCGTGCTCCAGCGCCGCGTGGAGTTCTGGGTGGCGGTTCTGGCCCTCCACAAGATCGGGGCCGTGCCTGTGCCTTCGCCGCATCTGCTCACCGCGCACGACGTGGAATTTCGCGTGAACAAGGCGGGCATCAAGGGCTGCGTGGTCGAAGAGGATTTCGTGGAGCGTGTGGACGCCGTCAAGGCCGCCTGCCCGACGCTTAAGATGTTCGTCCGGGTTGGCGAAAAACCGGTCGGTTCCGGCTGGAGCGCCTACGAAGCCATCGAGGCGGCCGCGTCCGCGGATTTTGCCAGGCCGGCCGACGCTCCCGGCGGCGACGACATCATGTTCATCTTCTTTTCCTCAGGCACCACCGGCATGCCCAAGATGGTGGTGCACAACCACAAGTATCCGCTGGGGCACATAACCACCGGCGTCTACTGGCACGACCTGCGCCCCGGCGACCTGCACCTCACCGTGGCCGATACCGGGTGGGCCAAGTCCATCTGGGGCAAGTTCTTCGGCCAGTGGATGGCCGGGGCCTGCGTGTTCACCTGGGACTACCGGGGCAAGTTCGTCCCGGCCGAGCTTCTCCAGGTGATCTGCGACCATAAGGTCACCGTGTTCTGCGCCCCTCCCACTATCTACCGTTTCCTCATCCGCGAGGACCTCACCAAGTTCGACCTCTCCAACCTCCGGCACTGCACCACGGCGGGCGAGCTCCTGAACGAGGGAGTGTTCCACGCCTGGAAGAAGGCCACCGGGCTCACCATCTACGAGGGATACGGCCAGACCGAGACCACCCTGCAGATCGGCGCCTTCGGCAACATGCCCGTGAAACCGGGCTCCATCGGCAAACCCTGCCCAGGGTGGGACATCGTGCTTCTGGACGCCAGGGACAACCTCTGTCCGGCCGGTGAGGAGGGAGAAATCTGCATTCGCCTTGGCGACGGCAAGACCCTGGGGCTTTTCGAGGGGTACCTGTACGAGCCCGAGAAGACGGCCTCGGTGATGTACGGAGGCTACTACCACACCGGAGACAAGGCCTGGGCCGATGAGGACGGCTACTTCTGGTTCCTTGGCCGCAACGACGACCTCATCAAGTCCAGCGGCTACCGCATCGGGCCTTTCGAGGTGGAAAGCGCCCTGATTACGCACCCGGCCGTGGTCGAGGCCGCAGTTACCGGCGTTCCCGATGCCGAGCGCGGCCAGGCGGTGAAGGCCACCCTGGTTCTTGCTCCAGGATACGAGCCGTCTCCGGAACTGGTGAAGGAGATCCAGAACCACGTGAAAAGCGTGACCGCTCCTTATAAGTATCCCCGGATAGTGGAGTTTCTTCCTGAGCTTCCCAAGACCATCAGCGGCAAGATCAAGCGTGCCGAAATCCGGGCCAAGGACGAGGGAAAAGACACAGGCTCGGCCATATAAAGCCTTCTCCCATTCCGCTATTTGCCTCTTCCCATCAAAGAGCCGCAGGGTGTCCCGCGGCTCTTTGTTTTTACTCTTCCATTTTCCAATACATTTTCGCGTTAAATACCTGCTTTCCTACCTTTTCGGAATAGGTTTGGTATGCTAATTATTTGGTTTACAAACAGAGTACGCGCCCGTGGGGGGCATGTAAGCCTGCTGGTTTATGGATCATTTCATTTGGAGGGGGGGACTCATGCGTTGGGCAGACATGAAAATCGGTCGGAAAATACAGCTGGGTTTTTTCAGCGTTACAGCAATCTTTCTCATTGTGCTTTTGCTGACGTCGCGGGAAGTCAGCGACGTGAATTATCACGCCAACGGCACCATGCAGAAGTACGACCTCTCCATGAGCCTCTTGCAGCGCGAGATCGACCACCTCAAATGGGCGCAGGCCCTTGGCCAGTTCGTGCACGACCATAGCGCCACGGAGCTTTCCGTCTCTTCGGACGCCACCAAGTGCGCCTTTGGCAAATGGTTCTACAGCGACGACCGCACGAAGCTCGAACAGGCCAGCCCGGAGCTCAAAAGCCTGCTCACGTCCATTGAACAGCCCCACAAGGAGCTTCACGGAACGGCCATCTCCATCCAGAAGTTCAAGAAGGAGCAGAACCAGGCTCAAGCACAGGAGGCCTACACCACGCAGACGCTGAAGTCCCTGGCCTCGGTGCAGGAGCTCTTGCAGGGCATGCGGGAGAAGGTGAAGGCAGGCATCGATACGGACAAGAAAGCGTTGATGTCCGACCTCGATTTCACGAAGATCCTTCTCTACGCGTCAACCGCCATTTCCGTTGTGCTTGCCGTGTTGCTCAGCATGTTCATATCCAGGGCAATTTCCAAGCCCGTACGGTTTCTTGCGGACTGTTCGGTGAGCATTGCCGGTGGCGACCTTTCCACCAAGTGCAAGCTTTCCCAAAATGACGAGCTGGGCCAGCTTTCCGAGTCCATGGCCACCATGGTGGATGGGTTGAAGGACAAGATCGCCGAAGCCGACCGCAAGGCCGTGGAGGCTGATGGCCATTCCAAGCAGGCCGAGGAGGCCCTTGCCCAGGCCGAGACCAAGGAACACCAGATCAAGAGCATTCTGGACATGATCCGCTCCATCGCCCACGAATCCCTGGAGCTCTCGGACAGCTTGAGCGGCTATGCCGGTAGGCTGTCGACACAGATGGAGCAGGTCAAGCGGGGCACGGAAGTGCAGAAGAGCCGGTTGTCCGAAGCGGCATCGGCCATGGAGCAGATGAACGCCACGGTTCTGGAGGTGGCCAAGAACGCCAGCGATGCCGCGGACAGCGCGGGCACCGCCCAGGAAAAGGCTCGCGAAGGGGCTGACATCGTCATCGAGAGCGTCAAAGCCATAGACAAGGTAAGCTCCGTTACCGAGCATCTTCGTTCGAACATGAACGAACTCGGCACCCAGGCCCAATCCATCGGCCAAGTCATGAACGTCATCAGCGACATCGCGGACCAGACCAACCTGCTGGCCTTAAACGCCGCCATAGAGGCGGCCAGGGCAGGCGAAGCAGGGCGCGGGTTCGCCGTGGTGGCCGACGAGGTTCGCAAACTGGCCGAGAAGACCATGGGCGCCACCCAGGAGGTCGGCGGCAAGATAAAGGCCATTCAGGATTCCGTGGGCCTTAGCATCCGGGACATGGAAGAGGCGGCCAAGGCCGTCAACCACTCCAATGATCTTGCTGAAGCATCTGGAAAATCACTCCAGCAGATTGTGGATTTGACCAACGTGAACGCCCAGAACGTGCAGAGCATAGCTGCCGCTGCCGAGGAGCAGTCTTCCGCTTCGGAGCACATTAACGGCAGCCTGACCGATGTGAATGCTGTGGCGCACCAGACCGAAGCGGGCATGGCCGAAACAGTGGAAGTGGTGGAACGTCTTGCGGAAATGGCGGATCAGCTCAAGGGGCTCATCGCTCAGATGCAGAACACCGGCGACGGCGATACGGGCGCTCGCCAGCTGTCCCATGGCATGGGGCAAAGGCGGTTGAATTAACGTAGACTGTCCTGTTTGAAAGTTACCCAATTAAGGCGCCGGTTTTCCGGCGCCTTTTTGTTTTCCGGCACCCTGTTCGCTGCCGCTTTTCGGGAAGCTGGTCCGGGTGGCTGCCCCAGCGGGCCACGTTACATGCGCAGCTAGAGTAATCAAGGCGGCTCCAGTGAAATACCGGAACCTCCTGGATGGTTCTTCAGAATGCATGGAGGGGGTGGGGTATCCCGCAAAAGCCTCTCACATGCTAGGCCAGAAGCGTTTGGGCCTCGCGCATGAGCTCCGCAATGGCCAGCCCCTGCGGGCAGGCCCGCTCGGCGCCGGAGTAGTCCACTTCCAGAAGCTTGGCGCGGGTTTCGTCAGGAAGCGAGGCGAAAACCTCCCTGGCCAGATCCTTGTCGCCATAGTCGCGGTAGTACATCAGGCAGCGCATGACGTCGTTCACAGCCACAAGCCCGCCCACCGCGCCCTGGCAGATGCTGCCGCATCCGGCGCAGTAGTCGCACTTGGTGTCCTCGGCCAGGGTTTTGAAAACCTCGACGTCCTCGCGGGCAAGAGAAGTCTTGTCCCGGGCAGAGGCCACGTTGGCCGAAAGGATGGTCAGGTTGGGCATCTGGGAGCAGATGCTGGCGATGAGCGGCTCTTCCCAGACCGCCTTGAGCTTGGCCTGCTTGTCCGTGAAACCGCGGCTTAGGAACCTGCCGGCCATCTTGAGTTCCGCCTCGGAGTCGGTCTTCACCGGGCCGCCGCCCTGGGTCTTCATGGCCACCACGCCGATGCCGGTTTTGGCGCAGGCTTCCATGGCTTCGCGCATCTTGGGAGTCTGCATGAGGCGGTAGTTGTAGGTGACCATGACCGCGTCGATCCAGTCGAGCTTGGCGGCACCTAACATGCAGTCTTCCATGTTGGTGTGGGTGCTGAAGCCGAAGAACTTCATCTTGCCGGCCTTTTTCATGGCCGCTGCCCAGTCTTTGTGCGCAGCCATCTCGTCGATTCCTGAAATGGCGTGAATGAAAAAGAGGTCCACGTAGTCCGTCTGGAGCCTTTTTAGGGCGGCATCGAGCTTGGCGGTATAGTCGGTGCCGGCCTTGGGCACGATTTTGGTGACCAGGAAGATGTCCTTTCGTGCTCCCGGGTTGCGGCTGAAGTAGCGGCCGAAACCCTCTTCCGAGAGACCGTTGCCGTAGGCTTCGGCCGTGTCCCAATAGGTGACGCCCCAGGCGTGGGCTTGTTTGAGCAGCAGTTGGTTGTTGATGGTGTCGAACATGCCGCCAAGGCTCAAGACGGACACGTCCACGCCGGTTTTACCAAGCTTGCGCTTGGGGATGCCGCCAGCTTGAGAAGCGGCTGGATCGCCTTGCGCGGCGAGAGCCTGGGCCGGGGCCATCCCGGCTGCAAGGCCGGAAACTCCGGCAGCTTTGAGAAAGTCCCTGCGGGAGAATCCTGGTTTGTCGTTCTTATTATTCATGGTCGGTCCCTCCTAGCCGTACCTTCAACCGGCCGATTGGCTGTCGTGTGGAGACATGTTTGTTTTCATACATCGAGACTCAGGAAATGCAATTTATATGAGCATCCGCCCCGGGCGCGAGCGGGACTCGTTTTCGCTGTAGACCCGTATGGCCCGAAGCCCGGAAACCGGGCATTCGTGTTCGCACATGCCGCAGCCGATGCAGCGGGCCGGGTCCACGAAGGGCCGCTGCAGCCGCACCACGATGTCCGCCTTGTCTCCGGCGGCAAGGCCCGGCCAGCCGGACGGGGGCCTGTCCAGCGTAAGGCGCTGCCCGGCCAGGGCCAGTATGCGCCTGGGCGTGGCGTCCGGGCGCGAACTCGGCCGCACGGCGTAGTCGCCACTCCCCAGATTGATGCCGGACGATACGGGTGTGGTCAGAAGATCGAGGCTGTCCGCCTGGACGCGGGCCACGGCCACCCTGCCGTCGCGTATGGTTTCGAACACCGTGCGGGTGTAGATGGCCTTGGGGCTTACCGGGCAGAGCTCCTGGCAGACGATGCAGGGCCTGTCCATGACCCAGGGCAGGCAGCGCGAGCGGTCCACGAAGGCCGTGCCCAGGCGTACCGGGCCGAGCTTGGCGAATTCACCCACCCCGTGCTTTTCTTCCAGGCTCAAGGGCCGGATGGCCGCTGTGGGACACACCTGGCCGCAGGCGACGCAGTTCACCTGGCAGCCGCTGCGCCCGATGCGGAAGTTGA includes the following:
- a CDS encoding helix-turn-helix domain-containing protein, which produces MSNNTPQKQKNPSWHQGFSENTNVENNTPNLSQTAAPVKIDEAANTSDAQRKRLLEVLRNRSLTTLEARRELDVLHPAARVMELRKQGYDIQTIRVPDLTSEGRAHNVARYILRGDCR
- a CDS encoding CZB domain-containing protein, which translates into the protein MRWADMKIGRKIQLGFFSVTAIFLIVLLLTSREVSDVNYHANGTMQKYDLSMSLLQREIDHLKWAQALGQFVHDHSATELSVSSDATKCAFGKWFYSDDRTKLEQASPELKSLLTSIEQPHKELHGTAISIQKFKKEQNQAQAQEAYTTQTLKSLASVQELLQGMREKVKAGIDTDKKALMSDLDFTKILLYASTAISVVLAVLLSMFISRAISKPVRFLADCSVSIAGGDLSTKCKLSQNDELGQLSESMATMVDGLKDKIAEADRKAVEADGHSKQAEEALAQAETKEHQIKSILDMIRSIAHESLELSDSLSGYAGRLSTQMEQVKRGTEVQKSRLSEAASAMEQMNATVLEVAKNASDAADSAGTAQEKAREGADIVIESVKAIDKVSSVTEHLRSNMNELGTQAQSIGQVMNVISDIADQTNLLALNAAIEAARAGEAGRGFAVVADEVRKLAEKTMGATQEVGGKIKAIQDSVGLSIRDMEEAAKAVNHSNDLAEASGKSLQQIVDLTNVNAQNVQSIAAAAEEQSSASEHINGSLTDVNAVAHQTEAGMAETVEVVERLAEMADQLKGLIAQMQNTGDGDTGARQLSHGMGQRRLN
- a CDS encoding AlpA family phage regulatory protein, which encodes MQAEHQKERLLRLPTVLDRVGYKRSRFLDLVRLGVFPRPVKLGARAVAWPESQIDAIVERLASGQGVPHE
- a CDS encoding aldo/keto reductase; the encoded protein is MNNKNDKPGFSRRDFLKAAGVSGLAAGMAPAQALAAQGDPAASQAGGIPKRKLGKTGVDVSVLSLGGMFDTINNQLLLKQAHAWGVTYWDTAEAYGNGLSEEGFGRYFSRNPGARKDIFLVTKIVPKAGTDYTAKLDAALKRLQTDYVDLFFIHAISGIDEMAAHKDWAAAMKKAGKMKFFGFSTHTNMEDCMLGAAKLDWIDAVMVTYNYRLMQTPKMREAMEACAKTGIGVVAMKTQGGGPVKTDSEAELKMAGRFLSRGFTDKQAKLKAVWEEPLIASICSQMPNLTILSANVASARDKTSLAREDVEVFKTLAEDTKCDYCAGCGSICQGAVGGLVAVNDVMRCLMYYRDYGDKDLAREVFASLPDETRAKLLEVDYSGAERACPQGLAIAELMREAQTLLA
- a CDS encoding cupin domain-containing protein, with translation MSLPTSYDRDISRRIKDLREVLNLSPEDLAGHLDVSVEDILSYESGEREVPVSYLYAVAKATGVDLTALITGTEAKLHQYCLVKKGQGLSATRRKAYKYQSLAYRFNKPSMEPFLVTVPPREREGMDYNQHAGEEFIFLLQGRMEVVLGKDTVVLEPQDSLYFSSTIPHAMRALDGKEAVFLDVII
- a CDS encoding AAA family ATPase translates to MSGIDHSKPMPSNPDAEQSVLAAIMARPERIEEAAVELSPESFHVPSHRIMYQAMLTLREQARTVDLVTLADSLSQMGKLEDVGGPIRLAEIAAGYVGNFIESVRIVREMAARRSFVETGLALVDGGHDMTRDLPALARLANKAGATAVLNGPRLVVADAAQLLSLELPPREYILTPVIPRQGLVMLYAPRGVGKTFVALSLAYAAASGQWVFRWQAPKPRRVLYLDGEMPANTMQQRLAAIVAGYELELPGPDWLQFITPDLQGLGLRMPNLATPEGQAAIMPHLEGVDLVVVDNLATLARAGRENDAEGWLPVQAWMLGLRQRGLSVCMVHHAGKGGQQRGTSSREDVLDTVIALRRPHDYQQEEGARFEVHLEKARGICGEDAKSFEATLETQGDALVWRCRDIEDARLAQIRALLDEKMTVREIAEETGIPRSTVQRMKRKLEAA
- a CDS encoding tyrosine-type recombinase/integrase, translated to MALTDLAVRNAKPGPTLVRIADARGLSLEIAPSGGKRWRFRYRFNGKANMLSLGVYPDVSLKDARERRDEARRLLAQCIDPAQVRKAVETQDAENVETFERIAREWWAKFQPTWTEEHGGQILRRLELNVFPWIGPRPIKDVTAPEILTLARRIESRGALEMAHRTIQGCGQVFRYGIATGRCERNPAADLRGALPPVKEKHHPSIIDPKAIAPLLRSMDNYQGSPVTACALRLAPLVFVRPGELRHAEWSEIDQEAKEWRIPGHKMKMREQHIVPLCRQAIAIIEELRPITGHGKYLFPSMRTLDRPMSENTVNGALRRLGYTKDELTGHGFRSMASTLLNEQGWNRDAIERQLAHAERDNIRAAYNYAEFLPERRKMMQAWADYLDALKSGAKVIPIHQERMKGN
- a CDS encoding AMP-binding protein gives rise to the protein MQPEFTRYESFDDFSAQFKVDVPANYNFAFDFLDVEAKKDPKRPAMVHIGPDGTRRDYDLVFFSAHSNRLANAFKALGIGKGDKIMIVLQRRVEFWVAVLALHKIGAVPVPSPHLLTAHDVEFRVNKAGIKGCVVEEDFVERVDAVKAACPTLKMFVRVGEKPVGSGWSAYEAIEAAASADFARPADAPGGDDIMFIFFSSGTTGMPKMVVHNHKYPLGHITTGVYWHDLRPGDLHLTVADTGWAKSIWGKFFGQWMAGACVFTWDYRGKFVPAELLQVICDHKVTVFCAPPTIYRFLIREDLTKFDLSNLRHCTTAGELLNEGVFHAWKKATGLTIYEGYGQTETTLQIGAFGNMPVKPGSIGKPCPGWDIVLLDARDNLCPAGEEGEICIRLGDGKTLGLFEGYLYEPEKTASVMYGGYYHTGDKAWADEDGYFWFLGRNDDLIKSSGYRIGPFEVESALITHPAVVEAAVTGVPDAERGQAVKATLVLAPGYEPSPELVKEIQNHVKSVTAPYKYPRIVEFLPELPKTISGKIKRAEIRAKDEGKDTGSAI